The genomic stretch TTGggaatttcaatttaaatttctgtATACTCTCCCCCAATCACACGAAAATtctgaacaaatttttatacTGATTGGacattcattttaaaatcGCGGAACCGAATATCGAAAcaaaatttggaaaatatgtgaaattaaagaaagaaaactgtgcgtgcaaaaaaaaataaataaaataaaaagttgGAAAAATCGCACGCACATGTTAAatgtgaaaattaaatgaaggaggaatattttggaaaattagaaaacaaaaaagagagcTCGCTCAAGTTTATTTTCTATTGCAAAGCGTAGTAGCGATATAAAcgatatataatatatatatttagctACATGATTGTGATTGTTAACTTTTTCTTTAAAGCCATCATCATCCCCCTTCCCTAAAAAATATactttcatttaaattcaatcaTTTCCTCTGCATTCAAACCCAATCCCCCCAAGCTCCCTAACCCGTATTGGAATAgttattaataaacaaaagtaGAGACGAATtttgcaaattaaaattaacaatttcttTTTCCAATAGAGCAATAGatctggaaaaaaaaaaaaaagaaaaatctacATATTTTAGTTACGGATTCCATTTCGGTTTTTATTGTACAGAGTTAAATGTTCTTTATACATGCCAGAGGAGCGATAAACCAATCCCGGATGTttacaaatataaaaagagaaaaaaaaataaactttggacgtgttttaaatatatattggaacaaatttttgaaattggtTCAATGCCATAAGTAGAAATTGCATCTTCtaattgaatttgattttacaaaaaaaaaatatatatatatttatacaatttgaCTAATAAGACGAACGGAGAAGCGGGGTAGAATCATTTTGAAATAGACATTAAATGGTCTTAAAACTTCTTCTtgataaatacatatatattttcttttgagtTGGTTGCTAGGCGCCTCTAATCCAAATctgtaaaataattaattgaattatGTCATGTAATCTTTAACCGATCTCTTCTAAAGAGGTTTGTATAAGATTACAACTACCTGATCAATGTGGGCTGCCCAATTGAAAGATTTGGTTTAGGCCGCTAAATTAGGAACGGCTGCGGTTGCTCCCGCTGTGGTTGCACCACCCATTCCTCCAGTCTTTGCTTCCGTTCCAGAGCCAGCATTCCGTATTCCATGATTTGTTGACATTTGATGCTGATTTTGGTgatactgttgttgttgttgctgttgctgttgctgctgctgataatGTATCGGCATGAATATGGAACTCAAGTCCAAGGTATGCTCCAGCCGATGTGCAGAGGCCACAAAGATGGCCTTGACCCTCTCAAATGTGGCATAATCATAGACAGAGCGAGCCGTATTGGATAGATCGAAGGGCTCCTCAATATTAAGCTCCTTCCATTGATGGATATCATTTTTTTGAGCTTTGGCCAGACGACAAGCGTTGACTGGCAAAACGCCGCCCGTTCGAATCGAGATGGCAAGATTGCGAAAACTATTCCAATGGGATATcatgaaattttaatattaaattgcaTATAAATACTTACTCGAATTGGCTGAAATATTGAAAGAATCCTAGCAAGTGTTCACCCAGTGTCTGCTTATTAAGCGTCTGATATGGTTCGATCGGTTCAATCAGATCCAAATCTAAACAATCCTGTTGTGACAGTTGAAACTTATCCGGAAAGAGAGTATGCAGGCAGGGCAGAACATGTGGAATGCATCCATGCTGAAGATAATGAATGACCATCAATACTAGCGAATAACTTGAAATGGTCATTCGTTTGGCATCGTTAATGTCATGATATTGGGCCCAGAGCTTTACAATGACCACCAACGGTCGAGTGCGCCAATCCACTAGCGCCCCGCCGGAAATAAAGAGAATGTTTTGAGTATAAGATTACAAAAGAGAATGGAATGGATTAGGATAACTTACATTGGGCATATAGCTGAAGAAGATATGTATTCTTAATGCCCACACAATTGTTATAATTGAGATCCACTTCGATATCGTTGAGGGCATCGCGGAAACGTAGAATCGGCACCCTTGCCTCGATTAGGTTAAAATCTTGAAACACCTCTGTCGGGTGCATGGAAGGAGCGGCATGAGCAGCAGTTAGAGCCCAGGTGTTCTGATAGAACTCACCCGCATTTTTGAGTACTGAATGAAATAGATTCAATATGATCAAAGCCTCCGCTCTTTGCTCTTGGTGCGGCTGCGGATGTGAGTTCGTATGTGAATGCGAATGATGATGGCCATGTTGGGAGTAAATGGGCGTTGGATGCGGATGTTCGGGTAGCAAACACATATCAATATCGGATGAATCGGTACCGAATCCAGTCATTGTCGATCCCACCAGGCAAATTCGATACCGGGCGAACATGGGCTATTTTgcaaagaaagcaaaaattaAGCAATACATTTGGAATTCCCCTTTCCCATTCCTAGGTTGGTATTGCACACTCACATGAATCCAAAGGAACAGATGTCGCCATAGCCGCATCTTGAGCTTAAACTTTTTGTGCGTTTGCTGGGCATTACAGAATCTCTGCCAGATATCCGATGAGAGATTATCATACTTGCAGTGACAGATCAATTGCTCTGGCTCCGTTACCAGTTCCATGTTACGAGCGTGCGCTAGATAACGATCTGGTGGCAAAATGAGTTCATACCAAGCAGTGGACGAGACACCCAATGccgcagcagcggcggcggcggcagcagctgTAACGGGTGAATGCGGCGTACAGTAGTGAGCATGATGGGGCAATTGTGGAGGCGGATGTGGAGGAGGCAGCGTTTGCGAATAGGCAACTGACAGCTGACGAGGTGCCTGCACCCCAAACGGATGCTGCACTCCAGCAGTATTCATTTCGCCCAAATGTGGCGATAACTGAGCCGGAGAGAGCGGCGGTAATCTGCAAGGAAGAGCAAGAAAGCATATATAAACACAGGTCAATCTGGCAATAATAATGATTCGTACCGATTCCTACTATGCTGGTCCAATGAGCATGTGGATGAAGCTGGCGAAACTGAACGTAACCCTGTGCCATAACATGGTGAACTCGATGGCAGGGGCAAGGCGGACTGCAACGGCGGAAGTGACGCTGGAGTAGTTGTTTCGGCATACCCGAAAAAGACTTGCgcctgctgctggtggtggtgatTATTAGCGGAGATTAGATGTGGAAGTGGTGGCGGTGGTTGTTGTAAATAATTTGGTATATTGACTGTAGGTTGCTCCCCCGACTGGCTGTGactcgctgctgctgctgttgtaaTGGCCTCGTCCAATTGGGCACAGCTTATCATATTGCTTGGAGTCAGTGTCACAGGGCCAGGCGGTGGAGATGTGATTGACATCGGCGAGTGTAGCATCATTGTTAGCTGCAGAGCTGTTGGACgttgcggctgctgctgtggTGGCGGTGGAGCCACaaacatatttgtttgcaCCTGCggtgctgctggtggtggcgTAGTTGCTGTCGTTACGCTAATCGTTGGCTTCACCAGCAATAAAGACGGTTTGCTTGTTGTTGGCGTGGTAATGCCACTTACTCCTACTGCTCCCGAATTGGAGCCTGTAGCCGTGCCGTCTACATTTACATAGGTGAGATTGTAGAAATGCTGATGCTCTGCACTGGGCGATGTTCGTGGCAGCCCTGCTGTGCCAGATCCACCTCTTCCGCCATTCAATCCTCCATCGATCATGGAAGGATGATAGTGATGGGAATAATATGTATTCTTATTGCTGCCACCATTTTGAACTCGACGATGCAATGCATTCAAATTGTTGCTAGGCACAATCTCGATTGATTGTTGATGTCCGACTGGTCCATCTTCCACTGGAGCTCCATTGGATGCTGCATAATGGGGCTTCTTATTAGTAATGGCATTCGTTTGGCCATTGTTTGTACCATTATGTTTACGCCGAAAATGGGAGTTGCCTaaatgatgttgctgttgctgctgctgctgctgttgttggtgcaCATGATGTTGGTGATACTGTTGATAGGCATAGTGAGTTGGACGATAACGCTgattttgctgttgctgctgatgctgctggtgCTGATAGCCTGGCCCTAAATGCTGCTGCCGCGTATAGTTATTTTGGCCATTTGTATTGCCATTACCACTGCTATGTCCATTGCTGTCAGGAAGCAACTCTTTCTGTAGAAATGATGCTATAGTCAACTGCTTCGGCTGTGGATAGTAATAAGAATAgcaatgttgttgctgctgatagttattactattatttcttctttgttCATAACCCATTGTTgaatgttgctgttgttgttgttcctgcgctgccgccgctgctactgctgctgctacctCCTTTTGATTGGCTAAGGCAGCCTCCAATTGTTGCTGCAATTCGAAAATATGTAGattaatatatgtaaaacAATGTGTGAAAATCCAAATTATTACACTGCGTGCAAAATATCCAAAAAATATCATATCTCTTAGGTAAACTAATAGTAAAACCATGAAAAACTTTATGCAAGAATCTTTAATCTATTTTTCAATGAATGGATAGAAGAAAATAAGCCAAATGGCCGATTCTACTTGTATTGTTGAGAACTGAAAATTTACTATGTGTGTATCTCTTTACTGTTTCGCTTAGAATGCCCTAAAATATGTTCTGTCATCTTTCATAGTTTTTGCAAAGCCTACCAAGACTAAATTTTGGTCACacagcgtttttttttttggattaatGCTAATGTCAATGTCAATGTCAATGTCAATGTGATTTACTTCCTTTTGCTGATTCGTCGGCTGCTGTGGATAATTGGTCTTCCAGAAGCTAAGTGGCTGCTGTCTAGCTGTTggtggttgctgctgctgctgtttgccACCATTTTGTGCTGTTTCGGGGTTGGTGGATCCAACTGGTGGCGATGGTTTGTTTGCTTCAGAATTATTTGATATATCTGAAGCTTTGTCTGTtgactttgttgttgttgttgttggtggtggtggtggtgcttctgctgctgctcttgctGGTTGTGGTGGTGGCGCTTGCGCAGTTGTGGCACCtgttgcaattgttgctgatgttgttgttgggttaGAGGATTCAGAACAACTGCGATGATAAGAGGATGATGTCGACTCTGTTGATGAGGAAAGTGAATTCCGtttcttgctgttgttgttgctgttaagCCATTTACCGGCTTTGTTAGGCATTTTGTTAGACGtattgctgttgctattgttgttgttgttactgttattattattaatattattattaatgttgttattattatcgGAAATCTGCTTGCAATCTGTCAATTGACGATGCAcaacattttgatttttcatttgcagattattattatttagcTGATATTGCTGATAATATGGCGGTgattgttgttgatgctgcatgttgctgctgctgttgttgttgttactgctgctgccattattattattattattattattgttgttgttgttgatgttgttgttatggCTATAATATTTCTTCCTTGCCAATGTGTTGTTAGTGTTGctgccgttgttgttgctagtattattattatggttgttgttgctgttactgttgttattgttattattgctgCTAGTGTattgcatttgttgttgttgctgctgctgtgaaCGCATATTCTTATTTTCCGCAGTGTTGCCATTACCGTTATTATGAAATTTGGTCACTTGACGCAATAAATTTGCTGTCttattgttatatttattaaattttacagTCACCTGATTCGTTTTAGATGCGGGCGATGATCCGTTTGAATAACGTTGACGGAAttctctttgttgttgttgttgttgctgctgctgttgttgttgttgctgttgttgttgttgtgctaaTGTTGCTGTGGTGGCTGTTATCGCGCCGGCATCAACGGCAGCAACATTTGTGGCAAATATCTTCATATCGCTGCTGCTGGCTGCTTGGCTGGCAAACATAGCCCAATTATTTTCAAtacttaataatttaatttctgTGTGTTAACTAAATGCTAAAataagatttttaaaattatttcgaattttttgaatttttttgtttgtttttttctttttgttttgattgtttttttttttaataaataatattaatttttaaatactttttgtgcttttttaaaggtcttttttttttgttctttttttgttgttttttttttttgcggtttcctttttgattttttcttggGGCCTGACTGTGTTGTGGGCCACCAGTGTAAAAAGTACCGTTGATTTAAATTAATCTATGTTTTCAACTTCAAAATgttcacacacatacacaaatgtTTGATTTCCCCTTCGGTTGGTTCTTCGTTTTCGTATTTttgttcgtttcgtttcgtgtGAAAGAGCCGTTACGTTTATAcaaagccaagccaagccaagaaTATGCAACTCAAAGCGGATAAGTGAGTATAGAGGAAgattaaaaaaagaagagagcaGAGGTGAAGAAAAGTGATGTATGCTGCaaaagaattaaaaagaaCTAATagcaacaaattgaaaatattcgTAAATTATGCACTTACCGAAGCTCTTAAAACATGATACACATGATTTGTAAAGTATtttctttcgctctctctgtctctgtctgtacatacaatatgtatgtattatataaCGGTGCTAAATCTTGTCAAGCGTCTGGCACCCGGCTCcgttttgaatttgtttttgttttttctttttaataatattgtaacaCAATTCCAAACACAAACAATTTGACTCTCTATGTATATAGTGTttatataaatgaatatatgaaattttaGCTTGAGCCAcaaattaaactaaataaacttcaaaaaaaaacattcatcatataataaattattatcCTTCAAAAGTTGTGTAGctaaactaaaaactaaaaaaaaaaacaactaactTCACACTGGTGCGTTTGGGAAGCAGAGAGCAACTGTTGCTTGCGTTGTGGGATCACAGAGCTGCGAAATTCGGCGGCACTTTTCGATAGTTATCCtcctttgttttttgtcttcCCCGCTTGCCCCTTCCTTGCTCACTCGCTGTCATTTTTCGATCAATTAACCCTTGAAAGTGACTGGAAATAAATCAATACACTTCGGTGGGATTTTAAATGatagaattttgattttgattaaatctgAAACTAACTCCAATTTATCTATCTTTCCATttaattattcaaattttgtttgtgttttattgtCGTTGAACTTAATTAACATTAACAAATTGGTGAGtaattaatataattaattaaacataATTTATACATAATTATTCCGATCCcatgaagtatatatattcttgatcagcatgagaagcggagtcgatatagccatgtccgtcggAGCGTATGTGTTTTACTCAGGCATCTTACGAGCTATTGGAACGAAACTATTTGAGCTTCTTATAACCCGgttaagataaagtatgaaaaggtcaggatcggaccactatatcatatacatatgtatgtacatatgttatATAGAAAAAATAGGTGATGAAGTTCcccaaaaaataagaaatattttatttaaattaaattcgaTACAAATTTTTActcaataataacaaaaattaaaaatggagtcgaaatattgtttttttaatatttaacaaCATAATTATTCTACAAATTTAATCTTAAAGTCTTCTTTTCAAAATTCTATCCTTTGCGTGTACAAAATGGTTTTGAAGGACGGTGATCATATCCTTGTCTATGCATTTGTATTGTACGAGACAAATgtctgaaagaaaaaaattgttaatattGTTCGTCAGTAATAGAGATTACTATACACAGCGGCGAAGAGAAGGGGTAACATCTGGTTTAATCTATCCCGATTCGGTGCGCtcaaaaaaccccgaaaattTCGAAACTTTATAAATTTGATAAAAGACAAAAGATTTTGCCCCGCATCCTATATCTTGTCAACATTTTGTTTAGAATTGAAAAAGTCTTCCATAACTCTCATGGAGCTAGCTAAACATACTATGTACAtgaattttttgtatttgtacaGTGAGCCCAAAAAGTATTGGCACACTTAAAATTTTCAACTTTCATCCGATGTTAGCTTTGTTCTATTTGTCGGCtcaccaaaataaaaatgcaattctGTAAAATTTATAACACATTTCAAAAGTCGAACTTTGGTATGTGAAAGGTCAaggtttcaaaattttaacaGTTTAAAAGCTCTCAATCGCATCTGTCAATTTTCATGTACAAAGTaacaaaaaatgtcaaattgTTTGGTAATGTATTtcccatacatacaaacatacatacatatgtacataattagtgccacagagagaaagagaagatCGTGTATTCCATATCTTCCAAGTttcttatttaatttttctagtTTGCAATCCTCAGTTATTTTATAtgcaaacaagaaaaaagtttAGACTATTACAACGAAGTGTCTATACTCTACATTTTTAATCCAAGGGGGAGAAAATCTTCCTCCACATAGAGTGTTTAGAATACATGAAATGCAgaagtacatatgtacatatgtacatacatacctatgtacatatgtacatacatacatgcatatacaaacatacacacacacacacacacacacttacatacaaatgtatctgTTAAGTCATTGACATACGTACATAACGCAAACATTTATCAAATTTCATAGATTATTATTTTGCAAAAACAATAACTTCCATCAAGGCAGTAGTGTATAACGGCAAAACGTGATTTAGCTGTGCGCAGGGAAATAATAATGTAcatatgcatttatttatttacagtTAGTGAGTATGAATATTGTAAATATTATTCTTTACTAGACACCTCATGAATGGAATGCCccttttttcgattttttgcTTACTAATAGTGATAAGAATGTTTCTAGGAATACCAtttgtcacacacacacacacacacacccgaAACACTTACCCAGCTGTCCACCAACTTCACCCACTTATACCACTCAGCTCCCTTCTTATCCTATCTATGTAATAACAttacaaaaaccacaaaagatatagatatagagcagatatacatacatacactcaTATACAGAGAGTGGTAGAGAGTAAGTGTAAcggacagagagagagagagagagagtaactCTCGAGATAAGCGGGAAGCGTTCTTGTTTATAGCATTTTTACTTGGCCCGAGACCATGAGAAGGTgctaaataatttataattttctggTTGGGGGAGAaagaagaggaggaggaggtggaggtgAAATTCGGTTTTAAGTTCGCCCCATTTCATTATAGGCGACATTTCAGACTTTGATGTTAGTTGACTACTGAACGTTCAATTGATAAGTAGCATCTGAAATTGACGGAAAATAACCCAAAGAAAAACCATAACAACATGGCTAGCATTGTAAGTAACGGGGGGGCGTGGAATGTACCACAACATCACCTAATTGGCAATCCCTTTTAGCCACAGCCTCAACCACAGCATATATTGCAATTGAGTGAGGATCAGCGTAAACGCTTTGTAGCATCCTTTGATCGGGTATACAGCGATATCGATGGTGTCCTCTGGTCAATGGAGCATAATGTTCCACGAGCTATTGAGGGTTATGCCGCCTTGGAGCGTGCCGGCAAAGAGGTGACCTTTGTCACCAATAACAGTGTCCGCACAGTCGATCAATGCATTAAACGCTTCGGCCGGTTGGGCATGAAGGTGGCCCCAGAACAGATATGGCATCCGGCTCAAACTACAGTCCATTACCTGCGCAGCATAAAATTTGAGGGCCTCATCTATATAATAGCGACAAAAGAGTTTAAGGATATTCTACGGGCAGCAGGATTTAAGCTTTTAGACGGAGTAAGTATCTCATGACTATGTAGATTCACTTCCCAtatttctctccctctctgtttTGTTAGCCAAATGAATTTATTGAGGAGAACTATGAATCTTTGGCCAAACACATCTTTGATCGTCAACCCGTGAGTGCTGTTATCATCGATGTGGATTTCAATTTGAGTTCCGCGAAATTGATGCGCGCCCATTTATATCTTCGTCGCCCCGAATGTATCCTCATTGCCGGTGCCACGGATCGGATATTGCCAGTGGCCAAGGGTGTAAATATTATTGGCCCCGGTATGTTCAGCTCCATACTAATAGAGTCCAGTGGACGGGAGGCTATTACAATGGGCAAACCTGGTCGTGATTTGGGTGACATGTTGATGAAGCATCATCGCATAACCGTGCCCAGTCGTGTGCTCATGATTGGCGATATGTTGGCCCAAGATGTGTGTTTCGGACGTCGCTGTGGCTTCCAGACATTGCTAGTGCTATCGGGCGGATGTACTTTGGAACAATTGCAGTCTGAGAAACTTCCGGAGCTTTTGCCTGACTATTATGCCGACAGTGTGGCGGATTTGGTTCAGTTGTTTGATGGCGAAACCATTAAGTCACATGTCTAGATGCCGTAAAGACATAATATTTATCCTATATCTTGTCCAGAATATTcgtattcatacatatatgtatatattgtttACATTTGATCTAACTGatccaaaatatatataaaatgacAATATCTAAATTGTATCTGATGTAAGAAAAGACTTCTGTAAAAGGATCGTTTAATTTCAAGTATCTAAGATTGCTCGATAAGCAAATCGCCGAGGCAATCGACAACATAGTCAGGCATTTCACTGTGATCCTTTGCCATATCCTTCAAGCGCTTTTCCATTTCGCTTTTGCCGGCTGTCATTACCAGTAATGTTTGATAGCCATTGGCATGGCCAAAGGCGATATCACTGGCGAGACTATCGCCCACAAAGAGAACCCGATGTGCTGGTGTTGCCTTATGCCGCTGCAGCATCAATTGACCCAATGCCTCACCAGGCTTGCCAAGTACGAGGGGCTGACGCCCACTGGCCTTGGCCACAAGATCAATGAAAGCTCCCGGTCCGATTATTTCCCCGCGACCAAAGGGAATACGAGCATCTGCAGCTCCAGCCAGGAACAGACATTCGGGATTCTGCAATTGAACTTGGGCACGCATTATTTTGGCCGCCGAGAGATTAAAATCCACATCAATGATGACAGCCTGGACTGCGGAACCACCGTAGATGGCTTCGTGTAGATCACGCACACTCTCAATGGCCTTGGCGCCAGTTGACATCTGTAAAAGATTCCTTTCAAACATATGCCCACTACGAGTTTGGGTGAAAACTCACCGAATCCTGGGTCAACTGGAAACCTGCCTCAATGAGTAGCTGCCTAAATGGTGGCGTGGCCAGGCAGTAGATAAGACCCTTAAATTGTATCTTCTTCAGATGATCGCATATGGTCTGAGCTGGATGCACAATTTGATTCTAGAGACGAcaggaaaaacaaatttaaaattatgaaagagaaaagaaaacgtTTTCTATTTGAACTCACTTTTGTTATATTCAATTGACCCTGTTTGGCAAACTTCTCCAGATGCTCCTCCAATGAGCTGACACTATTATTGGTCACAAATGTCAACTTTTTGCGATGCAAACGCTGCAATTGATCTATGGCCCGGGCGGAGCCGGGTATAAAGTCACGAAAGGGATGCCAAACCACTCCATCACAATCGCAAAGTACCAAATCGAATGAGTCAAAGAACTTTTGTCGCTCCTCCTTGGACAACTCTTTGATATGCTTGGGCTTGATCTCAATAAACAAGAGAATATtatatagttttattttatacgATTACGTAGTCACAATCTATGGGATGAAACTAAAAACTCTGATTCATTTTCCTTttagtttgtatttctctCCCTCACCTCACCATCACCCTCACCCTCACCTACTTGCAAGTAATTTCGCTTGATGACAGCTAAATGATGCAAAAGCTTTCGCCACATTTTGTAGACTCACCTCACACATTTCTTTGGGTAAGGGTTCTCTgtgccttttgttttttgtgttatggAACAAACAAGATTTAAGTTGACTTGTATGACTTATGCAAAATATAAGGTATTATCTACGGATCTCATTCAAGCGTTGAGCCGCTCACCGATATGCGCGACAAATTTGAAACTAAGCCGACAAATGAGCTTCACACTAGCTGCTGCTGGCAAAAACAATTGTTGCTTCACGTGAGGTAATAAAGATGGAGGTGGAGGAGCAAGAGGTTGAATCGGATTTGGGTGcaaatgcatttcaatttattttacaGCAGATTAGATTAGCATGCCACCTCGATCTCGATCTCATTCTCGATCTCGATCTCGTTGTCGATCTCTCGACGCTTTGGTTATGCCTCAATTGGTCTCGGTTGCCCCCTCTGTCTTTGTGCA from Drosophila willistoni isolate 14030-0811.24 unplaced genomic scaffold, UCI_dwil_1.1 Seg143.1, whole genome shotgun sequence encodes the following:
- the LOC6648792 gene encoding chronophin isoform X1 codes for the protein MCEIKPKHIKELSKEERQKFFDSFDLVLCDCDGVVWHPFRDFIPGSARAIDQLQRLHRKKLTFVTNNSVSSLEEHLEKFAKQGQLNITKNQIVHPAQTICDHLKKIQFKGLIYCLATPPFRQLLIEAGFQLTQDSMSTGAKAIESVRDLHEAIYGGSAVQAVIIDVDFNLSAAKIMRAQVQLQNPECLFLAGAADARIPFGRGEIIGPGAFIDLVAKASGRQPLVLGKPGEALGQLMLQRHKATPAHRVLFVGDSLASDIAFGHANGYQTLLVMTAGKSEMEKRLKDMAKDHSEMPDYVVDCLGDLLIEQS
- the LOC6648792 gene encoding chronophin isoform X2, which gives rise to MCEPKHIKELSKEERQKFFDSFDLVLCDCDGVVWHPFRDFIPGSARAIDQLQRLHRKKLTFVTNNSVSSLEEHLEKFAKQGQLNITKNQIVHPAQTICDHLKKIQFKGLIYCLATPPFRQLLIEAGFQLTQDSMSTGAKAIESVRDLHEAIYGGSAVQAVIIDVDFNLSAAKIMRAQVQLQNPECLFLAGAADARIPFGRGEIIGPGAFIDLVAKASGRQPLVLGKPGEALGQLMLQRHKATPAHRVLFVGDSLASDIAFGHANGYQTLLVMTAGKSEMEKRLKDMAKDHSEMPDYVVDCLGDLLIEQS
- the LOC6648791 gene encoding chronophin, with the protein product MASIPQPQPQHILQLSEDQRKRFVASFDRVYSDIDGVLWSMEHNVPRAIEGYAALERAGKEVTFVTNNSVRTVDQCIKRFGRLGMKVAPEQIWHPAQTTVHYLRSIKFEGLIYIIATKEFKDILRAAGFKLLDGPNEFIEENYESLAKHIFDRQPVSAVIIDVDFNLSSAKLMRAHLYLRRPECILIAGATDRILPVAKGVNIIGPGMFSSILIESSGREAITMGKPGRDLGDMLMKHHRITVPSRVLMIGDMLAQDVCFGRRCGFQTLLVLSGGCTLEQLQSEKLPELLPDYYADSVADLVQLFDGETIKSHV
- the LOC111519284 gene encoding poly(A) RNA polymerase gld-2 homolog B-like, whose translation is MFASQAASSSDMKIFATNVAAVDAGAITATTATLAQQQQQQQQQQQQQQQQQQREFRQRYSNGSSPASKTNQVTVKFNKYNNKTANLLRQVTKFHNNGNGNTAENKNMRSQQQQQQQMQYTSSNNNNNN
- the LOC6648790 gene encoding poly(A) RNA polymerase gld-2 homolog B, whose product is MQHQQQSPPYYQQYQLNNNNLQMKNQNVVHRQLTDCKQISDNNNNINNNINNNNSNNNNNSNSNTSNKMPNKAGKWLNSNNNSKKRNSLSSSTESTSSSYHRSCSESSNPTTTSATIATGATTAQAPPPQPARAAAEAPPPPPTTTTTKSTDKASDISNNSEANKPSPPVGSTNPETAQNGGKQQQQQPPTARQQPLSFWKTNYPQQPTNQQKEQQLEAALANQKEVAAAVAAAAAQEQQQQQHSTMGYEQRRNNSNNYQQQQHCYSYYYPQPKQLTIASFLQKELLPDSNGHSSGNGNTNGQNNYTRQQHLGPGYQHQQHQQQQQNQRYRPTHYAYQQYHQHHVHQQQQQQQQQQHHLGNSHFRRKHNGTNNGQTNAITNKKPHYAASNGAPVEDGPVGHQQSIEIVPSNNLNALHRRVQNGGSNKNTYYSHHYHPSMIDGGLNGGRGGSGTAGLPRTSPSAEHQHFYNLTYVNVDGTATGSNSGAVGVSGITTPTTSKPSLLLVKPTISVTTATTPPPAAPQVQTNMFVAPPPPQQQPQRPTALQLTMMLHSPMSITSPPPGPVTLTPSNMISCAQLDEAITTAAAASHSQSGEQPTVNIPNYLQQPPPPLPHLISANNHHHQQQAQVFFGYAETTTPASLPPLQSALPLPSSSPCYGTGLRSVSPASSTCSLDQHSRNRLPPLSPAQLSPHLGEMNTAGVQHPFGVQAPRQLSVAYSQTLPPPHPPPQLPHHAHYCTPHSPVTAAAAAAAAAALGVSSTAWYELILPPDRYLAHARNMELVTEPEQLICHCKYDNLSSDIWQRFCNAQQTHKKFKLKMRLWRHLFLWIHPMFARYRICLVGSTMTGFGTDSSDIDMCLLPEHPHPTPIYSQHGHHHSHSHTNSHPQPHQEQRAEALIILNLFHSVLKNAEVFQDFNLIEARVPILRFRDALNDIEVDLNYNNCVGIKNTYLLQLYAQLDWRTRPLVVIVKLWAQYHDINDAKRMTISSYSLVLMVIHYLQHGCIPHVLPCLHTLFPDKFQLSQQDCLDLDLIEPIEPYQTLNKQTLGEHLLGFFQYFSQFDFRNLAISIRTGGVLPVNACRLAKAQKNDIHQWKELNIEEPFDLSNTARSVYDYATFERVKAIFVASAHRLEHTLDLSSIFMPIHYQQQQQQQQQQQQYHQNQHQMSTNHGIRNAGSGTEAKTGGMGGATTAGATAAVPNLAA